ATCTGTTTGTGTTCCGCTCAAAATTTCCGTTCATTTTTCAAATGTCTCCCTCTACTGGTTGGAGACCGACAATATGTTAAACAACGTTTTGGATTTGGGCCCAGGCTAACATAAAACTTTGAAGTAAAGCAGAAATTATTTTCCTAACCTACTAACAAGTGAAGTATTCCCAACACGTCAAGATCTGGTTTTCCTATGACGTGCATGACGCATGCACTGCCTCCTGATTGACAGATGCTACCAATTAATCTGAATCCCGGGAAATCAAGCACACCGTCTACAGTCAAACGCATGGCAGGGACACCAGTTTTGAGTGCTTAGTTCATTCAGTTTAAATGTAAGTGAAGTCATGGATGACGAAGGGTATTTTCAGGAGTCTGTAAATGTAAGTGAGCCTAGGCATTTTTGATGTCTGCCTTTCAATGCctgacatttttgtcagtgTGATAACTAGATAGGCTACACTGAGAAATGGCTTGGTGACCATAAACCATAACAATTTCTTTAGCATGCGACAGTGGGAACAATGTATTTTCTGACGTTCATATTATTCATTTCTTATTGAATGTACTCAATAAGtcagcaaaaaataaataaaatctggtcatttttatatataatatttttGATGTGTCCTGCTTGTCTCTTAATAAATCATGATTTCTCACAATCTTGCCACAATGTAGCCATAGTCTGGAACTTTTGAGAAGGTACATGCTTTTGCTCTACTGCGTATCGCTTCTGTCCTGTCACTCACATTTGTTTGTGCTTCTccttccccacctcctctctctctcttgctctctctcacacacacgcaatgtgACCGTAGGACCCCACTGATTACATGTTCGAGGGGGACTTGGGCTTGCAGGGCCCGCTGCAGCTCCAAgatccctccttcctctcatctctaaACGGGCAGCCGGAGAAAGATCTCTCCGAGGACCTGGACCTCAGCTTCCTGCCTGATGAGCTCAGCACACAGGACGAGCCAGCACAGGATGCATCCCGGCCAACCCAGCAGACCCTGAATGACAGCGGTGTGTTCACAGGGGGCGCGCAGGAGGAGATGACCGCGTCGACACCAGTGGCAGGGGCTGGGCCAGGTGGAGAGGTCCCACCTGCGGCATCTCCTTTCTGCTCTCTACCCATGAGTCCAATGACACCCATGGCTCCCATGACCCCACTGACAGAGAgctccaaaatcatcccacaaCTTCAGTGCGTCACCTTGTACTGTTGTAGTTGCACTGGGAAATGTGGTATTCTAAGTTGTTATTGTAATAGCACACCTTCTTGTGAGTCAACAAAATGCTGAAATGAGAGGCCATTATTGGAgatcatttgtgtttgttttggtagAGAATGtactgttcagttcagttcagataCTGCTCATGTCATTTGTTTGAACAATGAAATCTCTTCAATGTGTTCACAAGCAGGAACATTGTGTCAACGGTGAATCTGGATTGCCGTCTTGACCTGAAGTCCATTGCACTACAAGCGAGGAATGCTGAATATAATCCTAAGGTAAACATGGCAGATGTGCACTTTTTCAAGACAAGGAAAAGCTTTCACCCTTTGTATTCCCATCTCAGTTCTAAGCTTGAGACATTTTTCCTGTACATATACTGCAACTTCCCTGACATCTCCTCCCTACACTTCCATGACATTTCCTCAAAAGCAGCAAAGATCTCTTTGAATGATTGCACGTT
The genomic region above belongs to Sardina pilchardus chromosome 20, fSarPil1.1, whole genome shotgun sequence and contains:
- the tbpl2 gene encoding TATA box-binding protein-like 2; translated protein: MDDEGYFQESVNDPTDYMFEGDLGLQGPLQLQDPSFLSSLNGQPEKDLSEDLDLSFLPDELSTQDEPAQDASRPTQQTLNDSGVFTGGAQEEMTASTPVAGAGPGGEVPPAASPFCSLPMSPMTPMAPMTPLTESSKIIPQLQNIVSTVNLDCRLDLKSIALQARNAEYNPKRFAAVIMRIRDPRTTALIFSSGKMVCTGAKSEEQSRLAARKYARVVQKLGFPAKFLDFKIQNMVGSCDVLFPIRLEGLVLTHQQFSSYEPELFPGLIYRMVKPRIVLLIFVSGKVVLTGAKERTEIYEAFEHIYPILRGFRKQ